The DNA sequence AATAAAGATCTACAATTTGCCGATAACATGAATATTATATACGGTTATAATGAAGCCGGAAAATCTACAATATTTATGTTTATTAAAGCAATGTTTTATGGGCTTGAAAGAGCAAAGGGCAGAGCTAGCAAAAGTGATACCTGGACCAAGTTCAAACCTTGGGGCAATGGTGATATATATGGTGGAAATCTAAGATTTTCATATCATGACAATGACTATCGCATAGAAAGAGATTTTACAAAAACCGCAACAACCCCCTTTGCCATCGTAAATGAGACAAATGGCAGTAATGTGGAAAACCCAAGTGAATTCTTGAAGGAAGCTCTATGTGGTCTTTCTGAAACAGCCTACTCAAATACCGTAAGTATATCTCAGCTAAAGTCTGCCACTGACGCAAAAATGGTTGTAGAATTAAAGAACTATATTGCCAATATGAATACAACCGGTAATATGTCCTTAAATATCAACAAGGCTTCAGACTTTTTAAAGGACAAAAAGAAAGCATTTGAGTCAACTCTCGATCCTGATGCTCCAAAAACCTTCAATCAAAATTTGACAGAAATAAAAGTACTTGAGAAGAAAATCTCATCGCCTGAATTTTCAAGTCATTTAAAAAATTTAAAAGAGGCTGATGCACTGACTGAAAAAAGAATTATTGATTTAAATTCTCAAAAAGAGACTTTGATAGAAAGTATTGCTTCAAAACGTCAGCATCTTTCAGATCTTGGATTTAATGATAAAAAGACAATAGTAGATTTACAAAGTGAACTTAACAAGGGATATAATGCTTATCTCTCAGCTTATGAATCAGAGAAAAAATCTATCAATAAAGTTTATTCTATAATCTTTTTGGTATTGTCAATTATAAGCGTAATTTTATCTTTATATATTTTTAAAACCGGAAAGAACAATGTTTTTACAGCAACAACCGGTATAAGTTATCAGTTTGCAATGATTCTTTTTATTGTTATATGTCTTGCATCACTTGTTTTTGCAAGTTATATCTATACTATGCACAATAAGGACAACAGACATTTAACTGAACTTAAGGTGAATTTGATTGCACTCATGGCAAGAGTTGGTTCCTTTGATTCTATTACTGAGGAGAATATTCACCGTGCCAATAAAACATTGAGCTCTAAGATAAGTATTTTTGATGAAATGTCTTCAGATATTGCGAAAATTGAGGCTTTAAATGTAGATATAGATAATCTGCGTGCTAAAAAGGCAGCCTATGCTAATGGTATTGATGCTAAAAAGCAAAACGAATGGGAACTTGAAAAGCTTATGGAAAAGCTGGCACAGTTAAAAGAAGAGAATGATTCATTGAAAAATATCATTAGTGAGAATGATAAGATTCGTTTTGAAATAGATGCTATAGAGCTTGCTATGGATACTTTGAAAAATCTTTCAGAAACCATCAAAAACTCTTTTGGACTGTATCTTAATAAGGATGCATCTGAGCTTATTGAGGGTATTACAGGTGGGGTGTATGATTCAATATCCATTGATGAGAATTTTAATGTATTTCTTAATACTCCTAATCGTCTGGTTCCTATAGAGCAGGCCAGCTCGGGAACTATGGATCAAGTATATCTTGCTCTTAGAATTGCAGCCGGAAGACTTATGCAGGGTCGCTCTAAGGAGTTGCCTTTTATATTTGATGATAGCTTTGTAAATTATGATTCAATTCGTCTAAGAGCTGCCTTGCTTTGGATCGCAAACAATGTTCCGGAACAAATCATTGTTTTTAGCTGCCATATGAGAGAAGCTCAGTTGATGACAGCAACTATGCAGGAGTTTAATCTAATAGAATTGTAGGGAGTTTATGCGTTTTATCAGACAATTTCTAATTATATTATTAGTAAGTTTTTTAGGGGAAGTGTTAAAAGCTATTTTACCACTTCCTATTCCTGCAAGCATCTATGGTCTTGTCATTATGCTTGCATTACTTGTGTCAAATGTAGTCAAACTTGAACATGTAGAGGGTGCCTCTATGTTTTTGATAGATATCATGCCTCTTATGTTTATTCCAGCTTCAGCCGGGCTTATTGATATATGGCCCAATCTAAAACCTGTACTTTTACCTATAGTCATCATTACATTAGTATCTACTATATTGGTAATGGTTGTCTCAGGAAAGGTAACTGAATTTGTTATCAAACTTAGTGAAGATAAAAAGAAAGTAGAGAGTGATAGATGAATAATTTTTTAAGTAATTCTGTTTTTTTTGGTGTTCTACTATGCCTATTATCTTACCAGTTTGGAGTATTTTTAAGACAAAAAACAAAAATAGCAGCCTTTAATCCACTGCTTATTTCTATTATTATAGTTATTTTTGTACTTGTTACGCTAAATATCAAGTTTGAAGATTTTTATAATGGTTCAAAATATATCAGCTATTTGCTTACACCTGCAACTGTAGCTTTAGCAATTCCACTCTATTCAAAGCTTACTTTGCTTAAGGCAAACTTCAAAGCTATAATATCGGGGCTGATTGCCGGAGTTTTGACATCACTCATATCAGTGCTTACTATGTCAATACTTCTTGGTCTTAGTCATGAGCATTATGTCACTATGTTACCAAAATCCATTACTACAGCTATAGGCATTGGAGTTTCACAAGAGCTTGGCGGTATACCCACCATTACAACTGCCGTTATTATTGTAACAGGAGTTTTTGGAAATGTTATAGCTGATATTGTTTATAAAATATTCAATATTACAAATCCTATTGCAAAAGGTGTAGGACTTGGTTCCTCAGCCCATGCTATAGGTACGGCAAAAGCCCTTGAAATGGGAGAAACCGAAGGTGCTATGAGTTCCCTATCCATAGCTGTAGCTGGTATTATCACAGTTATATTTGCTTCATTCTTTGCAAACCTTATATAAAGATTAAAAAATGAGGGACGACTTGTATTAAGTCTCACCCTCATTTTTAAACTATTTATCAATAATTTTATTGTGTAGATAATATTTCATTTATCTGTGATACCAATATGTCACAATCAATGCCATGTACCATACAAGCTTCTTCCAATGTCTCCATCTGTGATGAAGGACATCCAAGGCAATGCATACCTGATCTCATCAGTATTGGTGCTATTAAATCACTTGTCATTAAAAGTTCACCTATAGTCATATTCTTGTTTATTGTCATAAAAACTCCTTTACTTAAGCTTATTTGAAAAGCTTAATATTCCTTTTTTTATTTCATCAACTGTCAGACTGGCAAAGCCAAGCAAAACAGTGGATTTTCTTTTATTTTTACCGCTATAGAATATTGATATCGGATACAGCCTTATCCCTGACATCTCTCCATAGTTTATTATCTCGTCCTCAGTTAAATCCTCCAAAGTCAATAAAATATGAAGTCCTGAATTATTCTCAAAAACTTTAGCCTTTGAAATCTTCTCCTTAATTTCTGCTATAAGAGTGTCCCTCTTTATACGGTAATTTGTTCTCATCCTGTTTAAATGTCTTTCAAAATATCCCTCTCTTATAAAGATTTCCAAGATATCCTGGTCAGACCTTGGAACTGTACAAGAAAGAAAATTAAGTTTTTTCTCATACTCTTCCATCAGTTTTTCAGGAAGTACCATATATCCCACTCTTATTGCAGGTGCAATAGATTTTGAAAATGTTCCTAAATATATTATTTTCTCGGGGTCCAATCCCTGCATTGCAGGGATTGGTTTCCCAACAAATCTAAACTCTGAATCATAGTCATCCTCTATAATATATCTATCCTTACCTCTGTAACACCAGGATATAAGCTCTCGTCTTCTATTTATCGGCATTATCACCCCGGTAGGATATTGATTTGCCGGCATCAAATAGCATATATCTGCATTTGTACTGTCTAGTATGTTTATATCCATACCTTCATCATCCATGTCAATACTCCATATATTCCAAAACATTGATTTAAAAATCGCTTTAGCTTTTATATATCCGGGATTTTCAAGTGCTATATGTCTATGTCCTAATAAAAGTCCCAAGAGCATTATCAAGTATTCACTTCCGGCTCCGACTATTATATTGTTCGGTGAACAAATGACTCTCCTTGCTGTACGAAGATAGTCTGATATTTGGATTCTAAGTCCATACTCACCCTGTTTATCTCCTGCAATAAAAACATCCTCTTTTTCACTTGAGAATACTTTTCTTGCAATACTTCTCCAAGATGCGTATGGAAAGCTTTTTGAATCTATCTTTGTCGGAGAAAAATCTATATCCAAACTCTCATATACATTTTTCTCTTTCTTTAGCTCTCTTTTATATTCTTTTCTTTCAATATTTAGCACATCTAACCGGTTTACAATATATCCACTGCCTGCTCTTGACTTTAAATATCCTTCTGCCAAAAGCTGTTCATAGGCATTTACCACAGTTGTTCTGGATACCTTAAGGCTCTGTGCCAAACTTCTTGTAGAAGGCAGCTTAGTATCCGGCAAGATATGTGCATTTTTGATCTCATTTTTTATAAATTCATAGATTTGCTCATATATCGGACAATCACTATTTAAATCTATAAGAAGCTCCATCAGTCATTTTTTGGTAATTTAAAAGAACTCTTTAATGAGACTATTCTGTTAAATACCAAAGCATCAGGCTTAGAATCCTTAGCATCTACACAGAAGAAACCATTTCTTACAAACTGGAAGCTATCATAAGCCTTTGCATCTTTAAGACATGACTCCACATAGCAATCCTTTAATATTGTCAATGAATTAGGATTGAGGTTCAAATTTCCGTTCTCATCAAGCTTACCCTTTTCCTCATCAACTATATTCTCATAAAGTCTCATTTCAGCTTTAATTGCTGTATTTGCATTTACCCAATGAATAGTTCCCTTTACTTTTCTCTCATTAAAACCTGATCCTGACTTTGTCACCGGATCATATGTGGCATGTACTGCAATAATTTCACCATTCTCATCCTTTTCTACAGATATACAGGTTACAAAATATGCACCCATGAGTCTTACTTCATTTCCCGGGAATAGTCTGAAGTATTTCTTTGGAGGCACTTCCATAAAGTCCTCTCTCTCAATGTAAAGTTCTCTACCGAATTCTATCTCTCTTTCTCCAAGCTCCGGATTTTCAAGATTGTTCGGCATTGTACATAATTCAGACTGACCCTCCGGATAATTATCTATTATAAGTTTGATTGGGTCAAGTATTGCCATTATTCTGGCTTTCTTAAGCTTTAGATCCTCTCTTATGCAATACTCAAGCATTGCAGACTCTATAGATGAATCAGCCTTAGAGACTCCTGCCAACTTTACAAAGTTTCTTATAGCATCAGGAGTATAACCTCTTCTTCTAAGTGCAGCTATTGAAACAAGTCTTGGATCATCCCAGCCGTCAACTATTCCGTCTTCTACAAGTTTTTTAATATATCTCTTACCTGTTACCACATTTGTAAGGTAAAGCTTTGCAAACTCTATCTGTCTTGGTGGATTCTTATACTCACACTCTTTTACCACCCAATCATATAGTGGTCTGTGATCCTCAAACTCCAATGTACAAAGACTATGTGTAATATTTTCTATAGCATCCTCTATCGGATGTGCAAAATCATACATAGGATAGATACACCACTTATCACCGGTATTGTGATGAGTCATTCTTGCAACTCTGTAGATTACCGGATCTCTCATATTAATATTAGGTGATGCCATATCGATCTTTGCACGAAGCACACGACTTCCATCTTCACAAAATCCGTTCTTCATATCCTCAAACAACTTTAAGTTCTCTTCAACACTTCTATTTCTATATGGGCTTTCCTTCCCCGGAGTTTTAAAATCTCCTCTATACTCTCTAATCTCATCAGCACTAAGATCACAGACAAATGCCTTTCCTTTCTTTATAAGAAGAACTGCTTTCTCATACATCTCCTCAAAATAGTTTGAAGCAAAGAACAGTCTGTCCTCAAACTCTCCTCCAAGCCACTTTACATCTTCAAGTATTGAATGTACAAATTCTTCTTTTTCTTTTGTAGGATTTGTATCATCAAATCTTAAGTTGAACTTTCCGCCGTATTCTTTTGCTATATCATTGTTTAAAATAATGGACTTTGCATGGCCTATATGCAGATAGCCGTTTGGCTCCGGTGGAAATCTGGTCTGCACATGGTCAAACCTTCCGGACTCCAAGTCCTTATCTATCTCTATCTCAATAAAATTCTTTGAAACTGTCTCAGTATTGCCATTTTTAATTTCTTCTGACATAAGTTTCTCCCATCTGTTTTGCTTATTAAAATAGTATTATATCATTGAATTAATTTAATATCCATATATCTACAGATGTTTAATACAAAAACTGTAATTAATAAAAAATTATAGCCAACTAAATGCAATATACTTAGGCTACATTATATCTGTAAAAGGCTATGTATATATTTCAAATTAAAAATATAGCGAGTGTCAAAAATTTTGTCACTCGCTATAAATATCTATATTTTAAATTTATTCAGTAAATAATGGTGTAGAGAAATATCTGTCTCCACTATCCGGCAGAAGTGCAACTATTGTCTTACCCTCATTCTCAGGCTTCTTAGCCTCATTAATGGCAGCAAATAATGCAGCTCCTGAAGATATACCAACCAGAATACCTTCTCTTGATGCTATGAGTCTACCATACTCAAATGCCTCATCATTCTCAACTTTTACTATCTCATCATATATCTTTGTATTTAATGTCTCAGGAATAAATCCAGCACCTATACCCTGAATCTTATGTGGACCGCTCTTGCCCTCTGAAAGTACAGGTGAGCCCGTAGGCTCAACGGCAATAATCTTTACTCCCGGCTTCTTTTCTTTCAGGAACTCACCTACTCCCGATATAGTACCGCCTGTACCAATACCGGAAATAAATATATCTACCTCTCCATCAGTATCATTCCAAATCTCAGGTCCTGTGGTAGTCTTATGTACAGCCGGATTTGCCTTGTTTTCAAACTGTGCAGGTATGAAACTATCCTCAATACTTGCAGCCAACTCTTCAGCCTTTGCTATAGCACCCTTCATTCCTTTTGATCCCTCTGTAAGCTCTATATTGGCACCATATGCTTTAAGTATATTTCTTCTTTCAACACTCATTGTCTCAGGCATTGTAAGAATAACATTATACCCCTTTGCACTACCTACTGAAGCAAGTCCTATCCCGGTATTTCCCGATGTCGCTTCTATTATAGTAGCTCCCGGCTTTAATTTGCCCTCTTTCTCTGCTGCCTCTATCATTGCGAGTGCAATTCTGTCCTTTACAGAGCCTGCCGGATTAAAATATTCAAGCTTTACCAAAACCTTAGCCTTAAGACCAAGCTCCCTTTCAATATTTGAAACCTCAACTAATGGTGTATTACCAATCAATTCACTGCTGCTTTTATAAACTCTAGACATACAAACCTCCAATTCTGTATTCCTTTATTCCTACTTGTTTTATGGGTTTATAATAATTCATTTATTTATATTTGTCAAGCAATATTTTTATTTTTCTTGAAATTTATATTTTGATACAATAAAATATTACTATATTAAAATATTTTTACTTTTAGAGAGTTTTTTATGTTAGATAATGCCGGAATAAAGATAGCTCAAGGAGAAAATATATCCTGTGAGCAAATAACAGGTGTAAATGACAATATGGCCGAGAACCATTATCATGAGTTTTTCGAACTATATTATCTAGAAAGTGGAGAAAGATATCATATGATTCAGGATGAACTTGTCGTTATGAAACCTGGAGATTTTATAATCTTTCCCCCTTATGTTCTTCACCGTTCTTTTGGAAAAGAAAACATTCCTTTTAAGAGAATAGTTCTTTACTTTTCTACAAATGAGATAATATCTGAAGATATGCACTTAGAACTTTTGAATGAATTTGGTTTTTATAATTGTGATAGGAAAAACAGCTTTGCTGTCCATCGCTTGCTTGAAATGATGGTATATGAAGAAGATACTAATAAGGTTTTTTCAAAGGAAAATAAAAAAGCAATATTGAATCTGCTACTTGTTACTATACTTAGATATTCAAGAGCTGAAGTTAAATTCAAAGATACAAATAGGATAAACCAGGTAATTCGCTATATACATACAAATTATATGGATGATTTGAAGCTGGAAGATCTTGCAAAGAAATTTTTTATATCAAAATATCATCTTGCCAGGCTTTTTAAGCAAAGAACCAATAAGACAGTTATTCAATATCTTAATACAACAAGAGTCATGAATGCACAAAGAAAAATCATGGAAACAAGAAAATCTTTAACAGAGATTTCAAATGAAACCGGATTTGCTTCACTTACACATTTTAGCAGAATATTCAAATCGGAAACAAATCAGACTCCAAGTGAGTACCGAAGAAATTATTTGTATAAAAATAAAAACATGCTTGAATAATATTCTTTTTTGATGTATATTTATAAATGTATTACAGAAATAACATTAGTTGTAAGCGTTTTATTCGTATATTTATACATAGGAGGATTTATGGCAAAGGATAAAGTTGTATTAGCATATTCAGGTGGTCTTGATACCACCGCTATCATACCATGGTTAAAGGAACATTTTGATTATGATGTAATATGCTGTTGTATAGATTGTGGTCAAGGAAATGAGCTTGACGGACTTGAGGAGAGGGCTACACTATCAGGTGCAGAAAAACTTTATATCATAAATATGATTGATGAGTTCTGTGATGATTATATTGTTCCATGTGTAAAGGCCGGTGCTGTATATGAGAATAAGTATCTTCTCGGTACTTCAATGGCAAGACCCGGTATTGCAAAAGCACTTGTTGATGTGGCAAGAAAGGAAGGTGCAGTTGCTATATGCCACGGAGCTACAGGTAAAGGAAATGATCAAATCCGTTTTGAGCTTGGTATAAAGGCTTTGGCTCCGGATCTTAAGATTATTGCACCTTGGCGTATGACTGATATATGGACAATGAATTCTCGTGAAGATGAGATTGCATATTGTAAGGAGCATGGTATAGATTTACCATTTTCAGCCGACTCAAGTTACAGTCGTGATAGGAACCTTTGGCATATAAGTCATGA is a window from the Lachnoanaerobaculum umeaense genome containing:
- a CDS encoding ATP-binding protein: MKLLSLHIDGFGKFKNKDLQFADNMNIIYGYNEAGKSTIFMFIKAMFYGLERAKGRASKSDTWTKFKPWGNGDIYGGNLRFSYHDNDYRIERDFTKTATTPFAIVNETNGSNVENPSEFLKEALCGLSETAYSNTVSISQLKSATDAKMVVELKNYIANMNTTGNMSLNINKASDFLKDKKKAFESTLDPDAPKTFNQNLTEIKVLEKKISSPEFSSHLKNLKEADALTEKRIIDLNSQKETLIESIASKRQHLSDLGFNDKKTIVDLQSELNKGYNAYLSAYESEKKSINKVYSIIFLVLSIISVILSLYIFKTGKNNVFTATTGISYQFAMILFIVICLASLVFASYIYTMHNKDNRHLTELKVNLIALMARVGSFDSITEENIHRANKTLSSKISIFDEMSSDIAKIEALNVDIDNLRAKKAAYANGIDAKKQNEWELEKLMEKLAQLKEENDSLKNIISENDKIRFEIDAIELAMDTLKNLSETIKNSFGLYLNKDASELIEGITGGVYDSISIDENFNVFLNTPNRLVPIEQASSGTMDQVYLALRIAAGRLMQGRSKELPFIFDDSFVNYDSIRLRAALLWIANNVPEQIIVFSCHMREAQLMTATMQEFNLIEL
- a CDS encoding CidA/LrgA family protein yields the protein MRFIRQFLIILLVSFLGEVLKAILPLPIPASIYGLVIMLALLVSNVVKLEHVEGASMFLIDIMPLMFIPASAGLIDIWPNLKPVLLPIVIITLVSTILVMVVSGKVTEFVIKLSEDKKKVESDR
- a CDS encoding LrgB family protein — its product is MNNFLSNSVFFGVLLCLLSYQFGVFLRQKTKIAAFNPLLISIIIVIFVLVTLNIKFEDFYNGSKYISYLLTPATVALAIPLYSKLTLLKANFKAIISGLIAGVLTSLISVLTMSILLGLSHEHYVTMLPKSITTAIGIGVSQELGGIPTITTAVIIVTGVFGNVIADIVYKIFNITNPIAKGVGLGSSAHAIGTAKALEMGETEGAMSSLSIAVAGIITVIFASFFANLI
- a CDS encoding DUF1858 domain-containing protein; the encoded protein is MTINKNMTIGELLMTSDLIAPILMRSGMHCLGCPSSQMETLEEACMVHGIDCDILVSQINEILSTQ
- the pdxR gene encoding MocR-like pyridoxine biosynthesis transcription factor PdxR, producing MELLIDLNSDCPIYEQIYEFIKNEIKNAHILPDTKLPSTRSLAQSLKVSRTTVVNAYEQLLAEGYLKSRAGSGYIVNRLDVLNIERKEYKRELKKEKNVYESLDIDFSPTKIDSKSFPYASWRSIARKVFSSEKEDVFIAGDKQGEYGLRIQISDYLRTARRVICSPNNIIVGAGSEYLIMLLGLLLGHRHIALENPGYIKAKAIFKSMFWNIWSIDMDDEGMDINILDSTNADICYLMPANQYPTGVIMPINRRRELISWCYRGKDRYIIEDDYDSEFRFVGKPIPAMQGLDPEKIIYLGTFSKSIAPAIRVGYMVLPEKLMEEYEKKLNFLSCTVPRSDQDILEIFIREGYFERHLNRMRTNYRIKRDTLIAEIKEKISKAKVFENNSGLHILLTLEDLTEDEIINYGEMSGIRLYPISIFYSGKNKRKSTVLLGFASLTVDEIKKGILSFSNKLK
- a CDS encoding glutamine--tRNA ligase/YqeY domain fusion protein; this encodes MSEEIKNGNTETVSKNFIEIEIDKDLESGRFDHVQTRFPPEPNGYLHIGHAKSIILNNDIAKEYGGKFNLRFDDTNPTKEKEEFVHSILEDVKWLGGEFEDRLFFASNYFEEMYEKAVLLIKKGKAFVCDLSADEIREYRGDFKTPGKESPYRNRSVEENLKLFEDMKNGFCEDGSRVLRAKIDMASPNINMRDPVIYRVARMTHHNTGDKWCIYPMYDFAHPIEDAIENITHSLCTLEFEDHRPLYDWVVKECEYKNPPRQIEFAKLYLTNVVTGKRYIKKLVEDGIVDGWDDPRLVSIAALRRRGYTPDAIRNFVKLAGVSKADSSIESAMLEYCIREDLKLKKARIMAILDPIKLIIDNYPEGQSELCTMPNNLENPELGEREIEFGRELYIEREDFMEVPPKKYFRLFPGNEVRLMGAYFVTCISVEKDENGEIIAVHATYDPVTKSGSGFNERKVKGTIHWVNANTAIKAEMRLYENIVDEEKGKLDENGNLNLNPNSLTILKDCYVESCLKDAKAYDSFQFVRNGFFCVDAKDSKPDALVFNRIVSLKSSFKLPKND
- the cysK gene encoding cysteine synthase A, which encodes MSRVYKSSSELIGNTPLVEVSNIERELGLKAKVLVKLEYFNPAGSVKDRIALAMIEAAEKEGKLKPGATIIEATSGNTGIGLASVGSAKGYNVILTMPETMSVERRNILKAYGANIELTEGSKGMKGAIAKAEELAASIEDSFIPAQFENKANPAVHKTTTGPEIWNDTDGEVDIFISGIGTGGTISGVGEFLKEKKPGVKIIAVEPTGSPVLSEGKSGPHKIQGIGAGFIPETLNTKIYDEIVKVENDEAFEYGRLIASREGILVGISSGAALFAAINEAKKPENEGKTIVALLPDSGDRYFSTPLFTE
- a CDS encoding AraC family transcriptional regulator yields the protein MLDNAGIKIAQGENISCEQITGVNDNMAENHYHEFFELYYLESGERYHMIQDELVVMKPGDFIIFPPYVLHRSFGKENIPFKRIVLYFSTNEIISEDMHLELLNEFGFYNCDRKNSFAVHRLLEMMVYEEDTNKVFSKENKKAILNLLLVTILRYSRAEVKFKDTNRINQVIRYIHTNYMDDLKLEDLAKKFFISKYHLARLFKQRTNKTVIQYLNTTRVMNAQRKIMETRKSLTEISNETGFASLTHFSRIFKSETNQTPSEYRRNYLYKNKNMLE